One Niallia circulans DNA segment encodes these proteins:
- a CDS encoding NAD-dependent malic enzyme encodes MSIPSGASMNIIIRIQLETSIISLGEIVNVIGDEAGDIIGLDVISSSKTSTVRDITVRVHNNNHGQQVVSAISNLAGVNIVNVSDSTFLLHLGGKIEMKPKVRIKNRDDLSRVYTPGVAAISEAIHADPSKVYSLTMKSNTVAIVTDGTAVLGLGDIGPEAAMPVMEGKAMLFKQLANVDAFPICLDTKDTEEIIRIVKSISPTFGGINLEDIASPRCFEIEQRLKQELNIPVFHDDQHGTAVAIYAGLLNALKIVQKNVKDIKVVINGIGAAGIACTKILLAAGVQNVIGVDRNGAIYRGGEYSNPHWQAYAEMTNPANLQGSLSDVIGEADVFIGVSAPGTLKVEDVQKMAADAIVFAMANPVPEIDPDLASPHVRVMATGRSDFPNQINNVLCFPGIFRGALDCRASEINEAMKLAAAEAIASTVSDEELSESYIIPSVFNNKVVDKIRDAVVKAAVETGVAKKIPNSNK; translated from the coding sequence ATGTCAATACCGAGCGGAGCTAGCATGAATATTATTATTCGCATACAGTTGGAGACTAGTATTATTTCTTTAGGGGAAATCGTAAATGTAATCGGAGATGAAGCTGGAGATATTATCGGGCTTGACGTCATATCATCAAGCAAAACCAGTACTGTTCGAGATATAACCGTCCGGGTTCACAATAACAATCACGGCCAACAGGTAGTGAGTGCCATTTCCAATTTAGCCGGAGTTAATATTGTCAATGTATCTGACAGTACTTTTCTTCTTCACTTAGGCGGCAAGATTGAAATGAAGCCAAAGGTTCGGATTAAAAACCGTGATGACCTGTCAAGGGTTTATACACCTGGAGTCGCTGCCATCAGTGAAGCGATACATGCCGATCCAAGCAAGGTTTATTCTCTCACCATGAAAAGCAATACGGTGGCGATTGTCACAGATGGAACAGCAGTGCTTGGACTTGGTGATATCGGTCCAGAAGCGGCCATGCCCGTTATGGAAGGGAAAGCGATGCTGTTTAAGCAGTTGGCAAATGTCGATGCATTTCCGATTTGCCTTGATACAAAAGACACAGAGGAAATCATTCGCATTGTCAAATCGATTTCCCCTACATTTGGAGGAATAAATCTTGAAGACATTGCCTCTCCCCGCTGCTTTGAAATAGAACAACGACTGAAGCAAGAATTGAATATCCCTGTATTCCATGATGACCAGCACGGAACGGCTGTTGCCATTTATGCCGGTTTGCTTAATGCTTTGAAAATCGTCCAAAAAAACGTCAAAGATATTAAAGTAGTCATTAATGGAATTGGAGCAGCAGGAATTGCCTGCACCAAAATCCTTTTAGCTGCAGGTGTCCAAAATGTCATCGGTGTTGATCGCAATGGTGCCATTTATCGCGGCGGAGAATACAGCAACCCCCATTGGCAGGCATATGCAGAAATGACAAATCCAGCAAACCTCCAAGGCAGCCTTTCAGACGTAATAGGTGAAGCCGATGTATTTATCGGTGTTTCTGCCCCGGGTACTTTGAAGGTGGAGGATGTTCAGAAAATGGCGGCAGACGCCATTGTATTTGCCATGGCAAATCCAGTTCCTGAAATTGATCCTGATTTGGCATCCCCTCATGTACGAGTAATGGCAACAGGACGCTCCGATTTTCCTAACCAAATCAATAATGTGCTCTGCTTTCCAGGCATTTTCCGCGGTGCATTAGATTGCCGGGCAAGTGAAATAAATGAAGCCATGAAATTAGCTGCTGCAGAAGCAATTGCTTCGACCGTCTCTGACGAGGAATTAAGCGAATCCTATATTATCCCGTCTGTATTCAACAATAAAGTAGTAGATAAAATTCGCGATGCAGTCGTCAAGGCAGCTGTTGAAACAGGTGTGGCAAAGAAAATACCGAACTCAAATAAATAA
- a CDS encoding YwmB family TATA-box binding protein: MKKTILMVICFLLLVTITTKETKAFYQDNELSQITKIAVQNNIQVNTWSMYIKEPIKQFTKMSDLDKAVAVYMKTEKEYTWSKKQAEKDYFKIEGQKKSSKLGLKEEKALITIYSQNGKYNLSITYDIKGKWNERKWPAIYNLYKQKIEDYSVFYTIQGTANINQSLYSEASKVLASFSGEEVQSLKEENFVSLSAYTKRWENKLSIGDNEYMNLHIAYRATSDSTDQVDVTIGTPIITSEY, translated from the coding sequence ATGAAAAAAACAATATTAATGGTTATATGCTTTTTACTATTAGTTACTATAACAACAAAAGAAACAAAGGCTTTTTATCAGGATAATGAATTAAGTCAAATAACAAAAATCGCTGTTCAAAACAATATACAAGTAAACACTTGGTCTATGTATATCAAAGAGCCAATTAAACAATTTACTAAAATGAGCGACCTTGATAAAGCTGTAGCAGTTTATATGAAAACGGAAAAGGAGTATACATGGTCCAAAAAACAAGCAGAGAAGGATTATTTTAAAATTGAGGGACAAAAGAAGTCATCGAAATTAGGATTGAAAGAAGAAAAGGCTTTAATTACTATTTACTCTCAAAATGGCAAATACAATTTAAGCATTACATATGATATAAAAGGTAAGTGGAATGAACGTAAATGGCCCGCAATTTATAACTTATATAAGCAAAAAATAGAGGATTATTCCGTCTTTTACACTATTCAAGGAACTGCCAATATAAATCAATCCTTATATTCAGAAGCATCCAAAGTTTTGGCTAGCTTTTCAGGAGAAGAAGTTCAAAGCCTCAAGGAGGAAAACTTTGTATCCTTGTCTGCCTATACGAAAAGATGGGAAAATAAACTATCTATTGGTGACAATGAATATATGAATCTACATATTGCATACAGAGCGACTAGTGACTCAACAGATCAAGTAGATGTTACGATTGGAACGCCTATCATTACTTCAGAATATTAG
- a CDS encoding cation diffusion facilitator family transporter translates to MGHNHSHSHGHSSNKKVLLLSFIIITSYMLIEAVGGFITNSLALLSDAGHMLSDSISLVIALLAFQLGEKAASFNNTYGFKRFEIIAAMINGVTLIVISLYIIYEAIGRFANPPEVATTGMLIISIIGLLVNVIVAWIMLRGGDTEHNLNMRGAFLHVISDMLGSVGAIIAAILIMVFGWGWADPLASVIVAILILRSGYFVMKDALHILMEGTPQNIDVKEVIAVLEKTDEIQGIHDLHIWSITSELNALSCHAVVANDLTVAESEKILRHLEHELEHIGITHMTIQLETGTHNHENTILCQAKTKPVHAHHHH, encoded by the coding sequence ATGGGACATAATCATAGTCATAGCCATGGACATAGTTCAAATAAGAAGGTACTGCTGCTCTCTTTTATCATTATTACGAGTTATATGCTTATTGAGGCTGTTGGAGGCTTTATTACAAACAGTCTTGCCCTTTTATCAGATGCAGGCCATATGTTAAGCGACTCCATCTCTTTAGTGATTGCGCTCCTTGCCTTCCAGTTAGGTGAGAAGGCAGCAAGCTTTAACAATACGTATGGGTTTAAGCGCTTTGAAATTATCGCAGCTATGATTAATGGGGTAACATTAATAGTCATTTCGCTATATATCATTTATGAGGCAATTGGCCGTTTTGCTAACCCTCCAGAGGTTGCCACAACAGGGATGCTGATAATCAGTATTATTGGCTTATTGGTTAACGTGATTGTTGCTTGGATTATGCTGCGCGGCGGCGATACAGAGCATAACTTGAATATGAGAGGAGCCTTCCTCCATGTGATAAGTGACATGCTCGGGTCTGTCGGAGCAATTATCGCAGCCATTTTAATTATGGTATTCGGATGGGGTTGGGCAGATCCCCTTGCCAGCGTTATTGTGGCTATCCTTATATTGAGAAGCGGTTATTTCGTTATGAAGGATGCCCTGCATATACTGATGGAAGGAACACCACAGAACATAGATGTGAAGGAAGTCATTGCAGTATTAGAAAAGACAGATGAAATACAAGGAATTCATGATTTGCATATTTGGTCCATTACGAGTGAACTAAATGCCCTTTCCTGTCATGCCGTCGTGGCCAATGACTTAACAGTTGCCGAAAGTGAAAAAATCCTGCGACATCTAGAGCATGAACTCGAACATATTGGCATAACACATATGACTATTCAATTGGAAACAGGAACTCATAATCATGAGAATACCATCCTTTGTCAGGCGAAGACAAAGCCTGTGCATGCCCATCATCATCATTGA
- the tyrS gene encoding tyrosine--tRNA ligase, whose translation MEKLIEQLTKEQQIEVKRQMTLYSQGVQEIIPTEELERKVAKSILEDKPLKIKLGLDPSAPDVHLGHTVVLNKMRQFQENGHTIQLIIGDFTGKIGDPTGKSIARKQLTDEEVKHNAKTYFEQFAKVIDMEKVELHYNSTWLSKLNFEDVIQLAGKITVARLLERDDFEERMAFNKPISLHEFFYPLMQGYDSVILKCDIELGGTDQHFNILMGRHFQEKYGSEKQIALLMPLLEGLDGVGKMSKSKKNYIGIDESPQEMYGKAMSIPDELMGKYFELITDLKPAEIKDLKDRLEAGTLHPRDAKMLLAKTIVRMYHGEEAAEKAEQHFISVFQQGAMPEEIPAVQWEGDTEISLIDLLVKLKLLSSKSEARRMIENKGVKINGVKATDTKLQVAIRNGLILQVGKRKFIEIKTV comes from the coding sequence ATGGAGAAGTTAATCGAACAATTGACAAAGGAACAACAAATAGAAGTAAAGCGACAAATGACCCTTTACAGTCAAGGAGTGCAAGAGATTATTCCGACAGAAGAGCTTGAAAGGAAAGTAGCAAAATCTATTTTGGAAGATAAGCCGCTGAAAATTAAGCTGGGTCTCGATCCATCAGCACCAGATGTCCATTTGGGTCATACAGTGGTACTTAATAAAATGAGACAATTCCAAGAAAATGGTCATACGATTCAATTAATTATCGGAGATTTTACAGGGAAAATTGGTGATCCGACAGGCAAATCGATTGCTAGAAAGCAGCTAACAGATGAAGAGGTCAAGCATAATGCCAAAACCTACTTTGAACAGTTCGCCAAAGTTATTGATATGGAGAAGGTCGAGCTTCATTACAACTCGACCTGGCTCTCTAAGCTAAACTTTGAGGATGTTATTCAACTCGCAGGAAAAATCACTGTAGCAAGATTGTTAGAAAGAGATGATTTTGAAGAAAGAATGGCATTTAATAAACCTATTTCCTTACACGAATTTTTCTACCCTTTAATGCAGGGCTATGATTCAGTTATTTTAAAATGTGATATTGAACTTGGTGGAACAGACCAGCACTTCAACATTTTAATGGGGAGACATTTTCAAGAAAAGTACGGAAGTGAAAAACAAATAGCCTTACTAATGCCATTACTAGAGGGTCTTGATGGTGTTGGAAAAATGTCCAAATCAAAGAAAAACTACATTGGCATTGATGAAAGCCCACAGGAAATGTACGGTAAAGCAATGTCTATTCCAGATGAATTAATGGGAAAATACTTTGAACTAATAACAGATTTGAAACCAGCTGAAATTAAAGACTTGAAAGACCGATTAGAAGCAGGCACACTTCATCCGAGAGATGCAAAAATGCTCCTTGCCAAGACAATTGTTAGAATGTACCACGGAGAGGAGGCAGCAGAGAAAGCAGAACAGCATTTTATCTCTGTTTTCCAGCAGGGAGCAATGCCAGAAGAAATTCCAGCAGTTCAATGGGAAGGAGATACCGAAATATCCTTAATTGATTTGCTCGTTAAATTGAAATTATTAAGCTCTAAAAGTGAGGCTCGCAGGATGATTGAAAACAAAGGGGTCAAAATAAACGGAGTTAAAGCTACTGATACAAAACTACAGGTTGCAATAAGGAACGGTTTAATTCTACAAGTTGGTAAACGTAAATTTATAGAAATTAAAACAGTTTAA
- a CDS encoding MarR family transcriptional regulator, with the protein MLPEEVDTINRITNIPIESLNLDAIAVVTNIYRVAQGLRNKMEQEVLSGYGLSWTAFSMLYDLWVWESIETKKLAESNGVSKATISNITKTLEKKELCYRKTDMRDRRITYVAITDKGKQVMGELYPRFHIGEVDLVAGMSVDEQKYMSALLRKVIRENNF; encoded by the coding sequence TTGCTTCCTGAAGAAGTGGACACAATCAATCGAATCACTAATATTCCGATTGAGTCTTTAAACCTTGATGCGATAGCAGTAGTTACTAACATTTACCGAGTTGCCCAAGGGTTGAGAAATAAAATGGAACAAGAAGTGTTATCAGGATATGGCCTATCGTGGACCGCATTTTCTATGCTTTATGATTTGTGGGTATGGGAGTCGATCGAAACAAAGAAATTAGCTGAATCAAACGGTGTTTCGAAAGCAACAATAAGCAATATTACAAAAACACTTGAGAAAAAAGAGCTGTGCTACAGGAAAACTGACATGAGGGATAGAAGAATTACTTATGTCGCCATAACAGATAAAGGCAAGCAAGTGATGGGGGAGTTGTATCCACGCTTTCATATTGGTGAAGTAGATCTTGTTGCTGGTATGTCAGTGGATGAACAAAAATACATGTCAGCATTGCTTAGAAAAGTAATCCGTGAAAATAATTTTTAA
- a CDS encoding SDR family NAD(P)-dependent oxidoreductase yields MSFSGKVVLITGAAGGIGIAAAKKFANEGAKLALVDLKKENLTKVAAEITSDHILLLEGNVAVEEDVQSFVEATKEHYGRIDVFINNAGINGKFANLVDQTAENFDAVINVNLKGVFYGLKYVLKVMNEQKSGAIVNTASNGGLLGAPGMGLYVASKHGVIGLTKTAALEGAPYNVRVNAVAPSGVDTQMMRSIETNAMPGDEDNAKEQFEASVPMKRYATAEEIANLMAFLASEDASFISGSYYRIDGGQGATSA; encoded by the coding sequence ATGAGTTTTTCAGGAAAAGTTGTTCTAATAACAGGAGCTGCCGGGGGTATCGGTATCGCTGCTGCTAAAAAGTTTGCTAACGAAGGTGCAAAACTTGCGTTAGTTGACTTAAAAAAAGAAAATTTAACAAAGGTAGCAGCAGAAATCACTAGTGATCATATTCTTTTGCTAGAAGGAAATGTTGCAGTTGAAGAAGATGTGCAAAGCTTTGTTGAAGCAACAAAAGAACATTATGGCCGCATTGATGTTTTCATTAATAACGCTGGAATTAACGGCAAATTTGCTAATTTAGTGGATCAAACAGCAGAAAACTTTGATGCAGTTATCAATGTTAATTTAAAAGGTGTTTTCTACGGTCTCAAGTATGTACTTAAGGTAATGAATGAACAGAAAAGCGGTGCGATTGTTAATACTGCTTCAAATGGCGGACTTCTTGGAGCTCCAGGAATGGGTCTTTATGTTGCATCCAAACACGGCGTTATTGGTCTAACAAAAACAGCAGCACTTGAAGGCGCTCCATATAATGTTCGTGTTAATGCAGTAGCTCCATCTGGTGTTGATACGCAAATGATGCGATCTATTGAGACAAATGCTATGCCTGGCGATGAAGATAATGCAAAAGAGCAGTTTGAAGCTTCTGTACCAATGAAACGTTATGCTACAGCCGAAGAAATTGCTAACTTGATGGCCTTTTTAGCATCAGAGGATGCATCCTTCATTTCCGGATCTTACTACCGTATAGACGGTGGACAAGGTGCTACATCAGCTTAA
- a CDS encoding NAD(P)H-dependent flavin oxidoreductase: MKTRITDLLKIERPIIQGGLAYLGNAELAAAVSNAGGLGQITAMTLNTPERLRVEIQKVRELTDKPFGVNFAIGSYNGVYMELLETAIAEKVKVISITGGNPQPILERIKGEGILSLVLVSTVRQALKAELLGASAVIAVGQEGGGHIGKDDIGTMVLIPRVAESVSIPVIASGGIGDGRGFLAALALGAQGIEMGTRFIATSECVDAIQSYKAALVEGTEMDTVVIKRTFGTPGRVLKSAYTLDIIENERQGAKYEDLKDKISGKSNLKYIYDGDQINGFAWAGQVIGLINDVPSVRELLDKIMKDATEGVERLQKYM; encoded by the coding sequence ATGAAAACGAGAATAACGGATTTACTGAAAATTGAGCGCCCAATCATTCAAGGTGGCTTAGCTTATTTAGGTAATGCGGAGCTTGCGGCTGCAGTTTCAAATGCAGGGGGTCTTGGTCAGATTACCGCAATGACATTGAACACACCAGAAAGACTGAGGGTTGAGATTCAAAAAGTACGGGAGCTGACAGATAAGCCTTTTGGAGTCAATTTTGCGATTGGTTCCTATAATGGTGTGTATATGGAGCTTTTGGAAACGGCAATAGCTGAAAAAGTGAAAGTCATTTCCATCACAGGAGGTAATCCACAGCCTATTTTAGAGCGAATTAAAGGGGAAGGTATTTTATCACTTGTGCTCGTTTCAACTGTCAGACAAGCACTTAAAGCAGAGCTGCTAGGAGCATCTGCTGTCATTGCAGTTGGGCAGGAAGGCGGAGGACATATTGGCAAGGATGATATTGGCACAATGGTTCTGATTCCCCGAGTTGCAGAGTCGGTCTCAATCCCTGTTATTGCGAGCGGTGGAATTGGCGATGGAAGAGGTTTTCTGGCCGCATTAGCGCTTGGTGCACAAGGAATTGAAATGGGAACACGATTTATAGCGACATCTGAATGTGTCGACGCTATTCAATCTTATAAGGCTGCACTTGTAGAAGGTACAGAAATGGACACGGTTGTGATAAAACGTACATTTGGTACTCCAGGAAGGGTCTTAAAATCAGCTTATACGTTAGATATCATTGAAAATGAAAGGCAAGGAGCTAAATACGAGGATTTAAAGGATAAGATAAGCGGTAAATCCAATTTAAAATATATATATGACGGAGATCAAATAAATGGATTTGCATGGGCTGGACAGGTAATTGGGTTAATTAATGATGTGCCATCAGTTAGAGAATTGCTGGATAAAATTATGAAGGATGCGACAGAAGGAGTGGAACGTCTTCAAAAATATATGTAA
- a CDS encoding iron-sulfur cluster biosynthesis family protein, which yields MMKLTITDKAAEKLRSYDQPEDAAFKLTSVFSGGCSYTYNYDLAIDHKKEEDTKFEDNGIVLYLDKMTISHINEDLKLDYNEGQGFRLVGASQIYTFRLDVKNKVKA from the coding sequence ATGATGAAGCTAACAATAACAGATAAAGCAGCTGAAAAACTGCGTTCATATGATCAGCCAGAGGATGCTGCATTTAAACTAACAAGTGTTTTCAGTGGCGGCTGCAGCTACACGTATAATTATGACCTTGCTATCGATCATAAAAAAGAAGAAGATACAAAATTCGAGGACAATGGAATTGTTTTATATCTTGATAAGATGACAATCAGTCACATTAACGAGGATTTAAAATTAGACTACAATGAAGGCCAAGGCTTCCGCTTGGTTGGTGCGAGCCAAATTTATACCTTTAGACTCGATGTGAAAAATAAAGTGAAAGCTTAA